A genomic stretch from Streptomyces sp. QL37 includes:
- a CDS encoding MmgE/PrpD family protein → MSSSPTQVLAEYAASTSLDALPHRVRERAKQVVLDELASAHFGRRRPAGALAARYVASMAGPPEARVLGTALRTSAPLAALANGTAGHADEIDGAHVVGGHPGATLVHAAAAMAERQGGTGGDLLNAVVLGYDVGVRLIAACGGLFGVKERHHLNSDFLHALAAAVACCRIIGSAPEQYRHAMALATFQANGLCALFRERQHLSKAFCNGQYAMAGVSAALQAATGFEGCDDILGERHGVFDAWGAGDASATVTRDLGSDFAVMGANFKFVRAGYPIHAPVEAALSLMAAHGLTGDAVSAVEVGMPARALRVVDNRRMHNICAQDMLAVALLRGELALKEDHFPTVLDDPAFSALRARITLVEDPQLEARAPDGRGAVVTIRTRDGRQVSERVDHPRGHSARGGVTWDELSVKWRGASPDQDVDTWVARARSLEDVGQVEQLTGLFARQH, encoded by the coding sequence GTGAGCAGCTCGCCGACCCAGGTGCTCGCGGAGTACGCGGCCTCGACGTCGCTCGACGCCCTGCCGCACCGTGTGAGGGAACGTGCGAAGCAGGTGGTACTCGACGAGCTGGCAAGCGCCCACTTCGGCCGGCGCCGGCCGGCCGGCGCCCTGGCCGCCCGCTACGTCGCCTCGATGGCGGGGCCGCCGGAGGCACGGGTCCTGGGGACCGCACTCCGGACTTCCGCGCCCCTGGCCGCTCTGGCCAACGGGACGGCGGGGCACGCGGACGAGATCGACGGCGCGCACGTCGTGGGCGGTCACCCCGGCGCAACTCTCGTCCATGCGGCGGCCGCCATGGCGGAACGGCAGGGTGGGACGGGCGGTGACCTGCTCAATGCCGTCGTCCTGGGCTACGACGTGGGCGTCCGGCTGATCGCGGCGTGCGGCGGCCTGTTCGGTGTCAAGGAACGCCACCATCTGAACTCGGACTTCCTCCACGCCCTGGCCGCCGCCGTGGCCTGCTGCCGGATCATCGGATCGGCTCCGGAGCAGTACCGCCACGCGATGGCACTGGCGACGTTCCAGGCGAACGGGTTGTGTGCGCTCTTCCGGGAACGGCAGCACCTCAGCAAGGCGTTCTGCAACGGCCAGTACGCCATGGCGGGTGTCAGTGCCGCCTTGCAGGCCGCCACCGGGTTCGAGGGGTGCGACGACATCCTGGGAGAGCGGCACGGCGTGTTCGACGCCTGGGGGGCGGGCGACGCCTCGGCCACAGTGACGCGGGACCTCGGCAGCGACTTCGCCGTGATGGGCGCCAACTTCAAGTTCGTACGCGCCGGATACCCCATCCACGCCCCCGTCGAGGCGGCACTGTCGTTGATGGCGGCCCACGGCCTGACCGGCGACGCCGTCTCCGCGGTGGAGGTGGGGATGCCGGCTCGGGCGCTGCGCGTCGTCGACAACCGCCGGATGCACAACATCTGCGCGCAGGACATGCTCGCCGTGGCGCTGCTGCGCGGCGAGCTCGCGCTGAAGGAGGACCACTTCCCCACGGTGCTCGACGATCCCGCCTTCTCCGCCCTCCGGGCCCGTATCACTCTCGTCGAGGACCCACAGCTGGAGGCACGGGCCCCCGACGGCCGGGGAGCCGTCGTGACCATCCGGACGCGGGACGGCAGGCAGGTGTCCGAACGGGTCGATCACCCTCGTGGGCACAGCGCTCGGGGCGGGGTCACCTGGGACGAACTGTCCGTCAAATGGCGCGGCGCGTCCCCGGACCAGGACGTGGACACCTGGGTCGCCCGCGCCCGGTCGCTCGAGGACGTGGGGCAGGTGGAACAACTCACCGGGTTGTTCGCCCGACAGCACTGA
- a CDS encoding aldo/keto reductase encodes MQHVTLNNGVEMPILGFGVYQIPAEDTERAVSEALAAGYRLLDTAASYGNEEAVGRAIRNSGVPRESLFVTTKLYVQDAPAEENTVRAFETSLRKLGLDHVDLYLMHQPYGDVYGQWRAMEALNREGRAKAIGVANFYPDRLLDLIINNEITPAVNQIETHPFFQRADYQELMRAHDVRIQSWGGFAEGRNDLFTNPLLAGIGKEHGKSVAQVVLRWLTQRDVVAIPKSVRAERMAENLDIFDFELTDDQMASIATLDTGASLFFDHHDPEIVAWLAGRRLDS; translated from the coding sequence ATGCAGCACGTGACCCTGAACAACGGTGTCGAGATGCCGATCCTTGGCTTCGGCGTCTACCAGATCCCCGCCGAGGACACCGAGCGCGCCGTCTCGGAGGCTCTCGCCGCCGGCTACCGCCTCCTGGACACCGCCGCCTCGTACGGCAACGAGGAAGCGGTCGGCCGGGCCATCAGGAACAGCGGCGTCCCGCGCGAGTCGCTCTTCGTCACCACGAAGCTGTACGTGCAGGACGCGCCCGCGGAGGAGAACACCGTGCGCGCGTTCGAGACGTCGCTGCGCAAGCTCGGCCTCGACCACGTCGACCTGTACCTGATGCACCAGCCCTACGGCGACGTGTACGGCCAGTGGCGGGCCATGGAAGCCCTGAACCGTGAGGGCCGCGCCAAGGCCATCGGCGTCGCCAACTTCTACCCCGACCGCCTCCTCGACCTGATCATCAACAACGAGATCACGCCGGCGGTCAACCAGATCGAGACGCACCCCTTCTTCCAGCGTGCCGACTACCAGGAGCTCATGCGCGCACACGATGTGCGGATCCAGTCCTGGGGCGGCTTCGCCGAGGGGAGGAACGACCTGTTCACCAATCCGCTGCTGGCCGGGATCGGCAAGGAGCACGGCAAGTCCGTCGCCCAGGTCGTGCTGCGCTGGCTGACCCAGCGCGATGTCGTGGCGATCCCGAAGTCCGTCCGGGCCGAGCGTATGGCGGAGAACCTCGACATCTTCGACTTCGAGCTCACGGACGACCAGATGGCCTCCATCGCGACCCTGGACACCGGCGCGTCGCTGTTCTTCGACCACCATGACCCGGAGATCGTCGCCTGGCTCGCAGGGCGCCGCCTCGACTCCTGA
- a CDS encoding MFS transporter: METPAPVEETASPPGMGRVATASFIGTVIEFYDFGIYGTAAALVFPEVFFPALGPAAGITASFAALGVAFVARPFGSLLFGHFGDRLGRKKTLIATMLLMGVSTILVGCMPTADQIGVAAPVLIVVLRVLQGLAAGGEFAGAVLFSSEHAPKGKRGFWAMFPNFGGGGAITLANLTFLLTTVFMSDETFLSWGWRVPFLASFLLVLVGLWIRLRIDETPVFKNQVARAGTSRLPFLEALKHQPRQVLLASGTVMIGFALTYIGGTYLVSYGTTVLELPRAFVLSMAMVGGLTISAGVVLGAVLSDRVGRRWVIVGAAGVAVVWALALFPLLDLGSRGVFAIGVPVTLFLSGIATGPQGAFLSELFHTRYRYTAAGLSYSLAGMIGGGVPPLVAPSLIDSFGSFFFGCVLAGVCLISLICVLAVGETRQLDLDRATADPAS; encoded by the coding sequence GTGGAAACACCCGCCCCCGTCGAGGAAACAGCGTCCCCGCCAGGGATGGGACGAGTCGCCACCGCCAGCTTCATCGGCACCGTGATCGAGTTCTACGACTTCGGCATCTACGGCACGGCCGCCGCACTGGTCTTTCCCGAGGTGTTCTTCCCCGCCCTCGGCCCGGCCGCCGGTATCACCGCATCGTTCGCCGCCCTCGGAGTGGCCTTCGTGGCCCGCCCCTTCGGCAGCCTTCTGTTCGGGCACTTCGGCGATCGGCTGGGACGCAAGAAGACCCTCATCGCGACGATGTTGCTCATGGGGGTGTCCACCATCCTCGTCGGCTGTATGCCCACAGCCGATCAGATCGGCGTGGCGGCCCCCGTCCTGATCGTGGTCCTGCGCGTTCTGCAGGGCCTGGCCGCGGGGGGCGAGTTCGCCGGAGCGGTCCTCTTCTCCTCCGAGCACGCGCCCAAGGGCAAGCGCGGCTTCTGGGCCATGTTCCCCAACTTCGGCGGGGGCGGGGCGATCACACTCGCCAACCTCACCTTCCTGCTCACCACGGTCTTCATGAGCGATGAGACCTTCCTCAGCTGGGGATGGCGCGTCCCCTTCCTCGCCAGCTTCCTGCTCGTACTGGTCGGGCTGTGGATCCGGTTGCGGATCGACGAGACGCCCGTGTTCAAGAACCAGGTGGCGCGAGCGGGCACCTCACGGCTGCCGTTCCTCGAAGCCCTCAAACACCAGCCGCGCCAGGTCCTGCTCGCGTCCGGCACCGTGATGATCGGTTTCGCGCTCACCTACATCGGCGGTACCTATCTGGTCAGTTACGGCACAACCGTTCTCGAACTGCCGCGCGCCTTCGTCCTGAGCATGGCCATGGTGGGTGGGCTGACGATCTCCGCCGGAGTCGTGCTCGGCGCGGTCCTCTCCGACCGCGTCGGCCGTCGATGGGTGATCGTCGGCGCGGCCGGTGTCGCCGTCGTCTGGGCGCTGGCCCTGTTCCCGCTCCTCGACCTCGGCTCGCGCGGGGTCTTCGCCATCGGGGTCCCGGTGACCCTGTTCCTGTCGGGGATCGCCACGGGTCCGCAAGGGGCGTTCCTCTCCGAGCTCTTCCACACCCGCTACCGCTACACCGCGGCCGGCCTCAGCTACAGCCTGGCAGGCATGATCGGCGGCGGTGTTCCCCCTCTCGTCGCACCGTCCCTCATCGACTCCTTCGGCAGCTTCTTCTTCGGCTGCGTCCTGGCCGGTGTCTGTCTCATCAGCCTGATCTGTGTGCTCGCCGTCGGCGAGACGCGTCAGCTCGACCTCGATCGGGCCACTGCGGACCCCGCTTCCTGA
- a CDS encoding alpha/beta hydrolase has protein sequence MSTNPASARPPFVLLHGGRHGGWCWKNVASALRRAGLEVHTPTLTGLGERSHLLGPGIGLDVHVQDLVALFEFEDIEDAVLVAHSYGGIVASGAMERIADRVRRIVYLDAHLPRTGESHSDLVGPARAAEHTAMAERGGDGWYIPPSEASWYGVTDPEAAAWVNSRTTSQPLKTYQDPVGSTDRAWSHPGTFIECVPSSLQPHVLERARKRHAEDPAFAYRLLHATHDAMVTDPEAVTELLLEAMNG, from the coding sequence ATGTCGACGAACCCGGCCTCGGCACGTCCCCCCTTCGTGCTTCTCCACGGCGGCCGTCACGGTGGGTGGTGCTGGAAAAACGTGGCCTCCGCGCTACGGCGGGCAGGCCTGGAAGTGCACACGCCCACACTGACCGGCCTAGGCGAGCGATCACATCTGCTCGGCCCTGGCATCGGCCTGGACGTCCATGTGCAGGACCTCGTCGCGCTCTTCGAGTTCGAGGACATCGAGGACGCCGTCCTCGTGGCCCACAGCTACGGAGGCATCGTCGCGAGCGGGGCCATGGAACGGATCGCCGACCGCGTCAGGAGGATCGTCTACCTCGACGCGCACCTCCCCCGGACCGGGGAGTCGCACTCCGACCTGGTGGGCCCCGCCCGGGCGGCTGAACACACAGCGATGGCGGAGCGCGGTGGCGATGGCTGGTACATCCCGCCCTCCGAGGCCTCCTGGTACGGCGTCACGGACCCGGAGGCCGCGGCATGGGTCAACAGCCGCACCACGTCGCAGCCGTTGAAGACATACCAGGACCCGGTGGGGAGTACGGACCGAGCCTGGAGCCACCCCGGCACGTTCATCGAATGCGTGCCGTCGTCCCTGCAGCCTCACGTCCTCGAAAGGGCGCGTAAGCGGCATGCCGAGGACCCGGCGTTCGCGTATCGCCTCCTTCACGCGACGCACGACGCGATGGTCACGGACCCGGAAGCGGTGACCGAGCTGCTCCTGGAGGCGATGAACGGGTAG
- a CDS encoding XdhC/CoxI family protein: MLNIADTLHTWCRAARPFALATVVRISGSAPLPVGTALAVDADGNAVGSVSGGCVEGAVYELCQQVLASDGPPTRARFGYSDDDAFAVGLTCGGEIDVLVQRIDPTLQPHLTAFLGGTTSGLPAAVAQIVDGPDHLLGRTLCVTGDDEAPDGTTGREDRDRAVAAQARAQLRTGRTRRVEVGGDASTCPERLSVLVHAHASPPRMLIFGAVDFAGALSRVGRFLGYRVTICDARPVFATSARFPHADEVVVDWPHRFLATVDVDERTAICVLTHDAKFDIPLLRLALGVPVGYVGALGSRRTHTDRLRLLRQAGVPEEHLARLRSPIGLDLGAHTAEETAISITAEIIAVTHQGTGTPLTRRTGPIHHPAPPL; this comes from the coding sequence ATGCTGAACATCGCGGACACGCTGCACACCTGGTGCCGCGCAGCCCGCCCCTTCGCCCTCGCCACCGTCGTCCGGATCAGCGGCAGCGCGCCGTTGCCCGTCGGCACCGCCCTGGCCGTTGACGCCGACGGCAACGCTGTCGGCAGCGTCTCCGGAGGGTGCGTGGAAGGCGCCGTCTACGAGCTGTGCCAACAGGTGCTCGCGTCGGACGGACCACCGACCCGGGCACGGTTCGGCTACTCCGACGACGACGCCTTCGCCGTCGGTCTGACATGCGGCGGAGAGATCGACGTCCTGGTGCAACGGATCGACCCCACGCTCCAGCCCCACCTCACCGCGTTCCTCGGCGGGACGACGTCCGGCCTGCCCGCCGCCGTGGCCCAGATCGTCGACGGACCCGACCACCTCTTGGGCCGCACCCTGTGCGTCACGGGGGACGACGAAGCGCCTGACGGGACCACGGGACGGGAGGACCGGGACCGGGCGGTGGCCGCGCAGGCCCGCGCGCAGCTGCGTACAGGCCGTACACGCCGGGTCGAGGTCGGTGGGGACGCGTCGACCTGCCCCGAGAGACTGTCCGTGCTGGTCCACGCCCACGCCTCACCCCCACGGATGCTCATCTTCGGAGCCGTCGACTTCGCCGGTGCCCTGAGCCGGGTGGGCCGTTTCCTCGGATACCGGGTCACCATCTGCGACGCGCGCCCCGTCTTCGCCACTTCCGCGCGCTTCCCGCACGCCGACGAGGTCGTGGTTGACTGGCCGCACCGCTTCCTGGCCACCGTGGACGTGGACGAGCGAACCGCCATCTGCGTCCTCACGCACGACGCCAAGTTCGACATCCCTCTGCTCCGGCTCGCACTCGGCGTGCCGGTGGGGTATGTGGGCGCACTCGGCTCTCGACGTACCCACACGGACCGCCTGCGACTTCTCCGGCAGGCCGGCGTCCCCGAGGAGCACCTCGCGCGGCTGCGCTCCCCGATCGGCCTCGACCTCGGTGCCCACACGGCCGAGGAGACCGCCATCTCCATCACAGCGGAGATCATCGCCGTCACGCATCAGGGCACAGGAACACCTCTCACCCGGCGCACAGGCCCGATCCATCACCCCGCCCCGCCGTTGTGA
- a CDS encoding xanthine dehydrogenase family protein molybdopterin-binding subunit produces the protein MSPQPQAAVGAPLSRVDGRLKVTGQAKYAADHEPEGVVHAVVVDSRVARGRITSIDTRAADAQPGVLKVIHHRNAPTLPYGPNPGSLNLPGARLRVFQDDEVHFHGQPVAVVVATTLEAAQHAATLVKIEYDAELSVTDLTDAPAPGQPVTYARGDAETALQSAAVGMEMTYRPARNHHNAMELHATVAQWDGDRLTLWDKTQWVQSPRAEIAANFGIPPENIRVVSPFVGGAFGNSARAWPHITVAVLAARETKRPVKLVLARKQLYSGVGYRPGYEYRIRLGSDRNGRLTAMAHDLRGETSRYETFSERGVLSPGQMLYTTPHVSQTYRTVPLDVNTPTPMRGPGYSTAAFAVESAMDELAHELGIDPIELRQRNEPENDQASGRPFSTRRLRECYTTGAREFGWNRRNPKPRSTRDGDWLIGTGMATALYDTLRFPGQARVRLDADGTALVESATSDMGPGTYTSMTQVAADALGLAVRNVTFRLGDTDLPPAPIHGGSLTMASVGSTVQDGCDKLRQQAITLAVGDEGSPLYGASTDDIVVRGGRLHMKDDPARGETYRQLLARNDRESLEALGSYTPGQSRSSMYAYGAVFAEVAVDARLGLVRVRRMLGVFDAGRIISPKLADSQAIGAMVGGIGTALLEHTVTDHRDGRIVNANLADYLVPVNADVRDLRAIYVDGRDDEADPIGVKGLGEVVLVGVAPAVANAVFHATGRRVRDLPITAESLL, from the coding sequence ATGAGCCCCCAGCCGCAGGCAGCCGTCGGCGCGCCGCTCTCCCGCGTGGACGGGCGCCTGAAGGTCACCGGTCAGGCGAAGTACGCCGCCGATCACGAGCCTGAAGGGGTCGTGCACGCCGTCGTCGTCGACAGCCGTGTCGCCCGGGGCCGGATCACCTCCATCGACACTCGCGCCGCTGATGCCCAGCCGGGCGTCCTGAAGGTGATTCACCACCGCAACGCTCCGACGCTGCCCTACGGGCCCAACCCCGGGTCACTCAACCTGCCCGGTGCGAGACTGCGCGTCTTCCAGGACGACGAGGTGCACTTCCACGGCCAGCCGGTCGCCGTCGTCGTGGCCACCACCCTGGAGGCCGCCCAGCACGCGGCGACCCTGGTGAAGATCGAGTACGACGCAGAACTGTCCGTCACGGACCTGACTGATGCCCCGGCGCCGGGCCAGCCCGTCACCTATGCGCGCGGCGACGCGGAGACCGCCCTGCAATCAGCCGCCGTAGGGATGGAGATGACCTACCGCCCCGCGCGCAACCACCACAACGCGATGGAGCTCCATGCCACCGTCGCGCAGTGGGACGGCGACCGGCTCACGCTCTGGGACAAGACCCAGTGGGTACAGAGCCCTCGCGCCGAGATCGCCGCCAACTTCGGGATACCGCCCGAGAACATCCGCGTCGTCTCTCCCTTCGTCGGCGGCGCGTTCGGCAACTCTGCTCGGGCCTGGCCGCACATCACGGTCGCCGTCCTAGCCGCGCGCGAGACGAAGCGCCCGGTCAAACTCGTACTGGCGCGCAAGCAGCTGTACTCCGGAGTCGGCTACCGGCCCGGGTACGAGTACCGGATACGCCTGGGCAGCGACCGGAACGGCCGGCTCACCGCGATGGCCCACGACCTGCGGGGCGAGACCTCGCGTTACGAGACCTTCTCGGAACGTGGTGTCCTCTCCCCGGGGCAGATGCTCTACACCACCCCGCACGTCTCCCAGACGTACCGAACGGTGCCCCTGGACGTGAACACGCCCACCCCTATGCGCGGACCGGGGTACTCGACGGCCGCCTTCGCGGTCGAGAGCGCGATGGACGAGCTCGCCCACGAACTGGGCATCGACCCCATCGAGCTGCGGCAGCGCAACGAACCCGAAAACGACCAGGCCAGTGGCCGGCCCTTCTCCACCCGTCGGCTGCGCGAGTGCTACACCACCGGCGCCCGGGAGTTCGGCTGGAACCGCCGCAACCCGAAGCCCCGCTCCACCCGCGATGGTGACTGGCTGATCGGCACCGGCATGGCCACCGCGCTCTACGACACCCTGCGGTTCCCGGGCCAGGCCCGGGTCCGGCTGGACGCCGACGGCACCGCCCTGGTCGAGTCCGCGACCAGCGACATGGGCCCGGGCACGTACACCTCCATGACCCAGGTCGCCGCCGACGCCCTTGGTCTCGCCGTCCGCAACGTGACCTTCAGGCTCGGCGACACCGACCTGCCCCCGGCGCCCATCCACGGCGGTTCGCTGACCATGGCCAGCGTCGGCTCCACCGTCCAGGACGGCTGCGACAAGCTCCGTCAGCAGGCGATCACACTCGCCGTCGGGGACGAGGGCTCGCCGCTGTACGGCGCGAGTACCGACGACATCGTCGTCCGGGGCGGACGGCTGCACATGAAGGACGACCCCGCCCGCGGGGAGACCTACCGGCAACTCCTCGCCCGCAACGACCGGGAGTCCCTGGAGGCGCTCGGCTCCTATACCCCGGGCCAGTCACGGTCCTCCATGTACGCCTACGGTGCGGTGTTCGCCGAGGTCGCTGTCGATGCCCGTCTCGGGCTCGTGCGGGTGCGGCGCATGCTGGGCGTCTTCGACGCGGGCCGCATCATCAGCCCCAAGCTCGCCGACAGTCAGGCCATCGGCGCCATGGTCGGAGGCATCGGCACAGCCCTGCTGGAACACACGGTCACAGACCACCGCGACGGCAGGATCGTCAACGCGAACCTGGCCGACTACCTGGTCCCCGTGAACGCCGACGTCAGGGACCTGAGGGCCATCTACGTCGACGGCCGGGACGACGAAGCCGACCCCATCGGCGTCAAGGGCCTCGGCGAGGTCGTTCTGGTCGGCGTGGCACCCGCCGTCGCCAACGCCGTCTTCCACGCCACCGGCCGACGGGTGCGCGACCTGCCCATCACCGCCGAGTCCCTGCTCTGA
- a CDS encoding MFS transporter produces the protein MTHSHEQTAPRTAGSEPAEAKAPGMRQVATASFIGTVIEFYDFGIYGTAAALVFPQVFFPALGESAGTIASFAALGVAFLARPFGSILFGHYGDRLGRKKTLIATMLLMGLSTVLVGLMPTAGQIGVVAPVLLIVLRVMQGLAAGGEFAGAVLFSSEHAPKGKRGFWAMFPSLGGGGAIVLANATFFLTSVLMSEETFVGWGWRVPFLASFLLVIFGLWVRLRIDETPVFKKQKEDSGTSAVPFVEAFKYQPVQVLLATGAATACFALTYIGGTYLISYGTSVLDLSGTYVLGIAMAGGLAISAGVVIGAVLSDRFGRRGVMVWATCAAVVWALALFPILDLGSRTVFAIGLPVTMFLSGLGRGPQGAFLSELFHTRYRYTAVGLSYSLAGMIGGGVPPLVAASIIGSLGSFVFGIILAASCLLSLVCILLVGETRQLDLDRPTTNTAP, from the coding sequence ATGACGCACTCACACGAACAGACCGCTCCACGGACCGCCGGGTCCGAGCCCGCGGAGGCGAAGGCCCCCGGGATGCGACAGGTCGCGACCGCCAGCTTCATCGGCACCGTGATCGAGTTCTACGACTTCGGCATCTACGGCACGGCCGCCGCCCTGGTATTCCCCCAGGTGTTCTTTCCCGCCCTGGGCGAAAGCGCGGGCACGATCGCCTCGTTCGCGGCACTCGGCGTCGCGTTCCTGGCACGCCCGTTCGGCAGCATCCTGTTCGGTCACTACGGTGACCGGCTGGGACGCAAGAAGACCCTCATCGCCACCATGCTGCTCATGGGGCTGTCCACCGTCCTGGTCGGACTCATGCCCACAGCCGGCCAGATCGGAGTCGTGGCGCCCGTCCTGCTCATCGTGCTCCGCGTCATGCAGGGGCTGGCGGCCGGAGGTGAGTTCGCCGGCGCGGTGCTCTTCTCGTCGGAGCACGCGCCCAAGGGCAAACGCGGCTTCTGGGCCATGTTCCCCTCCCTGGGCGGGGGCGGCGCGATCGTGCTCGCCAACGCCACGTTCTTCCTCACCTCCGTCCTCATGAGCGAGGAGACCTTCGTCGGCTGGGGATGGCGGGTCCCGTTCCTCGCCAGCTTCCTGCTCGTCATATTCGGGCTCTGGGTGCGCCTGCGCATCGACGAGACCCCGGTGTTCAAGAAGCAGAAGGAGGACTCCGGCACCTCCGCGGTGCCGTTCGTCGAGGCGTTCAAGTACCAGCCGGTCCAGGTCCTCCTGGCGACCGGCGCGGCGACCGCGTGCTTCGCCCTCACCTATATCGGCGGAACCTACCTCATCAGCTACGGCACCTCGGTGCTGGACCTGTCGGGCACCTACGTCCTGGGAATCGCGATGGCCGGAGGGCTGGCGATCTCCGCAGGGGTCGTCATCGGCGCCGTGCTCTCCGACAGGTTCGGACGGCGAGGGGTCATGGTCTGGGCCACCTGCGCGGCAGTCGTGTGGGCACTGGCCCTCTTCCCCATCCTCGACCTGGGATCCCGCACCGTCTTCGCGATCGGCCTTCCGGTCACCATGTTCCTCTCCGGGCTGGGCCGGGGGCCCCAGGGAGCGTTCCTGTCCGAGCTCTTCCACACCCGCTACCGCTATACGGCCGTCGGCCTCAGCTACAGCCTGGCCGGAATGATCGGTGGCGGGGTACCGCCCCTGGTCGCCGCCTCCATCATCGGCTCCCTGGGCAGCTTCGTGTTCGGCATCATCCTGGCCGCCAGCTGTCTGCTCAGCCTTGTCTGCATCCTCCTGGTCGGGGAGACCCGGCAACTCGACCTCGACCGGCCCACGACGAACACAGCGCCCTGA
- a CDS encoding helix-turn-helix domain-containing protein, translating to MTDTASDPDDNGPKSHRTIDRVTQILEEVVYNPGIGFAEIARALGAPKSSVHGFIRGLQAKGWLYEDNHRFYLGPAVYGLTLASGRIRAGQVTQADLEALHEATGLTVFLGVEAGDHLIYIGESGTDALTGFAARSNIRRTLLATAGGKALLVARADVDREAHLRRQQAESPELVSEFLSEFADISKSRVATNLLHHGAQLALAAVVRNHAGESVGAAILIGQAAEMKPREAKLRKVLLKHVDSWSAQKVSAREPI from the coding sequence GTGACAGACACGGCTTCAGACCCCGATGACAACGGCCCGAAGAGCCACCGGACCATCGACCGGGTGACCCAGATCCTGGAAGAGGTCGTCTACAACCCGGGCATCGGCTTCGCCGAGATCGCGCGGGCGCTCGGCGCCCCGAAGAGCTCGGTGCACGGCTTCATCCGGGGGCTGCAGGCCAAGGGGTGGCTGTACGAGGACAACCACCGCTTCTACCTCGGCCCGGCCGTGTACGGTCTCACCCTGGCCAGTGGCCGCATCCGTGCGGGGCAGGTGACACAGGCGGACCTCGAGGCGCTGCACGAGGCGACCGGCTTGACCGTCTTCCTGGGGGTCGAGGCCGGCGACCACCTCATCTACATCGGCGAGTCGGGCACGGACGCTCTCACCGGGTTCGCGGCTCGCAGCAACATCCGGCGCACGCTGCTTGCCACCGCGGGCGGCAAGGCTCTGCTGGTGGCACGCGCGGACGTCGACCGCGAGGCGCACCTGCGCCGACAGCAGGCGGAGAGCCCGGAGCTCGTCTCGGAGTTCCTCTCCGAGTTCGCCGACATCAGCAAGAGCCGTGTGGCGACCAACCTCCTCCACCACGGAGCTCAGCTCGCGCTGGCGGCCGTCGTTCGCAATCATGCCGGCGAGAGCGTCGGCGCGGCGATTCTCATCGGCCAGGCCGCCGAGATGAAGCCCCGTGAGGCGAAGCTGCGTAAGGTCCTCCTCAAGCACGTGGATTCCTGGTCGGCGCAGAAGGTCTCAGCCAGGGAACCGATCTGA
- a CDS encoding alpha/beta fold hydrolase: MPAAPTSELPPFVLVHGGRHGGWCWKHVASALRRTGHTVHTPTLTGLGERAHLLDRTIGLNHHVQDLVAVFEFEDVQDAVLVAHSYGGMVVAGAMEHIAHRVRRVVHLDAHLPRTGESVFDVIGPDRAAKHLANAEENGEGWFIPPADASWYGVTDPDDAAWVNSRVTAQPLKTYQDPVGDTDRASAHPGLFIECVPSSLEPHVLDRARRRHADDPDFSYHVLHATHDAMVTAPRAVTDLLRKAVDL; encoded by the coding sequence ATGCCGGCAGCACCGACCTCGGAACTTCCCCCCTTCGTGCTTGTGCACGGCGGCCGACACGGCGGCTGGTGCTGGAAGCACGTGGCCTCCGCGCTACGGCGGACCGGCCACACCGTGCACACCCCGACCCTGACGGGCCTCGGGGAGCGAGCGCACCTGCTGGACCGGACGATCGGCTTGAACCACCACGTCCAGGACCTCGTCGCGGTCTTCGAGTTCGAGGACGTCCAGGATGCCGTACTCGTGGCCCACAGCTACGGCGGCATGGTCGTGGCCGGGGCCATGGAGCACATCGCGCACCGGGTGCGCCGTGTCGTCCACCTCGACGCGCACCTCCCCCGGACCGGGGAGTCCGTCTTCGACGTGATCGGTCCCGACCGCGCGGCGAAGCACCTGGCGAACGCCGAGGAGAACGGCGAGGGCTGGTTCATCCCACCGGCCGACGCCTCCTGGTACGGCGTCACCGACCCGGACGACGCCGCATGGGTCAACAGCCGCGTCACGGCCCAGCCGCTGAAGACGTACCAGGACCCGGTCGGCGACACCGACCGGGCATCCGCCCACCCGGGCCTGTTCATCGAGTGCGTCCCGTCCTCCCTGGAGCCACACGTCCTGGACCGAGCACGCAGACGGCACGCCGACGATCCGGACTTCTCCTACCACGTCCTGCACGCGACGCACGACGCGATGGTCACGGCGCCCCGGGCGGTAACGGACCTGCTGCGCAAGGCGGTGGACCTGTGA